Proteins encoded by one window of Caldisalinibacter kiritimatiensis:
- a CDS encoding YgaP family membrane protein translates to MEKNVGDVDAYLRITGGLTVLGLGIMKKSSLLVGLGAMKVAEGVTRFCPLLYITGYSTNHNKTQVPVFSKTFTNDKY, encoded by the coding sequence ATGGAAAAAAACGTTGGCGATGTTGACGCTTATCTTAGAATAACAGGAGGATTAACAGTTTTAGGTTTAGGTATAATGAAGAAATCTAGTCTTTTGGTAGGTTTAGGAGCTATGAAGGTGGCAGAAGGAGTTACTAGATTTTGTCCTTTACTTTACATAACTGGTTATTCAACAAATCACAATAAAACACAGGTACCTGTATTTTCAAAAACCTTTACTAATGATAAATAT
- the rodA gene encoding rod shape-determining protein RodA, with protein MFITNTLYVIILLVYDRKGNNMPKLGKKFWKKFDFTLLITVILLNIIGIIMIKSAAPDTQHLKMQAIAFTLGIFAIVFFTFFNYETFGKLYIPIYIFSNLLLVAVLIFGFGEEQWGARSWLAIGSFTFQPSEIAKFGIIISVAKFIDKNKEQINEIGTLIKILIFAFIPVGLILMQPDYGTAFVFIFFIFIMIFTAGLDYKYVLYAAIAGIISSPALWFTLKPYQRDRILDFFNPSRDPMGSGYQVIQSKMAIGSGKIFGRGLFHGKLTQSKYIPQQHTDFIFAVIGEELGFIGGLAVLLLYFIMIYRLIKIARNAKDLFGSLIVIGIASMMIFHIFENIGMTMGLTPVTGIPLPFLSYGGTFLLANMVSIGIALSVATKKDGINF; from the coding sequence ATGTTTATAACAAACACATTATATGTTATAATCTTATTAGTTTATGATAGAAAGGGTAATAATATGCCTAAATTAGGAAAAAAATTCTGGAAAAAATTCGATTTCACATTACTTATAACAGTTATTTTATTAAATATAATTGGTATAATAATGATAAAAAGTGCTGCTCCTGATACTCAGCACTTAAAAATGCAAGCAATAGCATTTACTTTAGGTATTTTTGCTATAGTATTTTTTACGTTCTTTAACTATGAAACCTTTGGTAAATTATATATACCTATATATATATTTAGTAATTTGCTATTAGTAGCTGTTTTGATATTTGGATTTGGTGAGGAACAATGGGGTGCTAGGAGCTGGTTAGCTATAGGTAGCTTTACATTTCAGCCTTCAGAAATAGCTAAATTCGGTATTATAATTTCCGTAGCTAAATTTATTGATAAAAATAAAGAACAAATAAATGAAATTGGAACTTTAATAAAAATATTAATCTTTGCTTTTATACCAGTAGGACTTATACTAATGCAACCAGACTATGGTACAGCATTTGTGTTTATCTTCTTTATTTTTATAATGATATTTACTGCTGGTCTTGATTATAAATATGTATTATACGCAGCTATTGCTGGTATTATAAGTTCACCTGCTTTATGGTTTACTTTAAAACCATATCAACGGGATAGAATATTAGATTTTTTTAACCCTAGTCGTGACCCTATGGGATCAGGATACCAAGTTATTCAATCTAAAATGGCCATAGGTTCTGGAAAAATATTCGGAAGAGGATTATTTCATGGAAAACTGACTCAATCTAAATATATTCCTCAACAACATACAGATTTTATTTTTGCAGTAATAGGCGAAGAATTAGGTTTCATAGGTGGACTAGCTGTACTACTCTTATATTTCATAATGATTTATCGTCTTATCAAAATAGCTAGAAATGCAAAGGATTTATTCGGTTCACTTATAGTCATAGGTATAGCTTCTATGATGATATTTCATATATTTGAAAACATAGGTATGACAATGGGATTAACTCCCGTTACAGGAATTCCTCTTCCTTTTTTAAGTTATGGAGGAACATTCCTTTTAGCTAATATGGTTAGTATAGGAATTGCTTTAAGTGTTGCTACTAAAAAAGATGGGATTAATTTTTAG
- a CDS encoding deoxyribonuclease IV codes for MHLGCHLSISKGYEEAGKQALSIGANTFQFFTRNPRGGKAKEINAEDVKKLKDIMVEHSFGPLLAHAPYTLNMASHKERIWEFAKMTLADDLKRLEEIPCDLYTFHPGNHLKKGVEYGINRITEGLNEILTGNESTTILLETMSGKGTEVGYTFEQIKEIIDKVKYSELMGVCLDTCHIYSAGYDIVNDLDDVLQKFDDIIGLDRLKAIHLNDSMKDFNSKKDRHEKIGKGTIGLEAINKIITHPQLKHLPFLLETPNDLEGYKEEIELLRNV; via the coding sequence ATGCACCTAGGATGTCATTTATCAATATCAAAAGGATATGAAGAGGCAGGTAAACAAGCTTTAAGTATAGGAGCTAATACATTTCAGTTTTTTACTAGAAATCCAAGGGGAGGAAAAGCTAAAGAAATAAATGCAGAAGATGTAAAAAAGTTAAAAGATATTATGGTAGAACATAGCTTTGGTCCATTATTAGCTCATGCTCCATATACATTGAATATGGCTTCACATAAAGAGAGAATCTGGGAATTCGCAAAAATGACTTTAGCAGATGATTTAAAGAGATTAGAGGAAATTCCATGTGATTTATATACATTTCATCCAGGGAACCATTTGAAAAAGGGTGTAGAATACGGAATTAATAGAATTACAGAAGGACTTAATGAAATATTAACAGGGAATGAAAGTACTACGATTTTATTAGAAACAATGTCTGGTAAAGGTACAGAAGTGGGCTATACATTTGAACAAATTAAGGAAATAATTGACAAGGTTAAGTATTCAGAGTTAATGGGGGTGTGCCTTGATACTTGTCACATCTATTCAGCGGGTTATGATATAGTTAATGATTTAGATGATGTATTACAGAAATTTGATGATATCATAGGACTAGATAGACTTAAGGCTATACACCTTAACGATAGTATGAAGGATTTTAATAGTAAAAAAGATAGACATGAAAAAATAGGAAAAGGTACTATTGGGTTAGAAGCTATAAACAAAATTATTACACATCCTCAATTAAAACATTTACCTTTTCTGTTAGAAACACCTAACGATTTAGAAGGATATAAAGAAGAAATAGAATTATTAAGAAATGTATAG
- a CDS encoding ZIP family metal transporter, translated as MQGIIASIIVGLCTGIGSLPLLLFKKVPIGVKDGLLGFAGGVMVFASSFNLIRPAMQKGSLLCITGGIIAGTLLLTFIEYVVPHTHTNQFNSSKNDALKKTLLLGIAVAIHNTPEGFAVGVGYGSGDVASGLNLALAMGIQNIPEGLVVAASLKEAGASKKKMVLFSFLTGIGEPIAAAIGLVAVGFIENILPFILALTAGAMFYVVSHELIPESHGGGNEMLATYGFILGLILMIIFKCTIGE; from the coding sequence ATGCAAGGGATAATAGCAAGTATAATTGTAGGACTTTGTACTGGCATAGGTTCATTGCCATTACTGTTATTTAAAAAAGTTCCAATAGGTGTTAAAGATGGGTTATTAGGCTTTGCTGGTGGAGTTATGGTGTTTGCTAGTTCATTTAATTTAATACGTCCAGCAATGCAAAAAGGGAGTTTGCTTTGTATTACAGGTGGTATCATAGCAGGGACTTTGTTATTGACTTTTATTGAGTATGTAGTACCCCATACTCATACGAATCAATTTAATAGCAGTAAGAATGATGCATTAAAAAAAACTCTACTATTGGGAATAGCTGTTGCTATACATAATACGCCTGAGGGATTTGCTGTTGGAGTAGGATATGGCTCTGGAGATGTAGCATCAGGGTTGAACTTAGCCTTGGCTATGGGGATACAGAATATACCTGAGGGTCTAGTAGTTGCAGCATCATTAAAAGAAGCAGGAGCTTCGAAGAAAAAAATGGTATTGTTTTCTTTTTTAACAGGAATTGGAGAGCCAATAGCAGCTGCTATTGGATTAGTAGCAGTAGGTTTTATAGAAAATATATTACCTTTTATATTAGCACTAACAGCTGGGGCTATGTTTTATGTTGTATCCCATGAACTTATTCCAGAAAGTCATGGAGGTGGCAATGAAATGTTAGCTACATATGGATTTATCCTCGGTTTAATTTTAATGATAATATTTAAATGTACAATAGGTGAATAA